Proteins encoded together in one Mastomys coucha isolate ucsf_1 unplaced genomic scaffold, UCSF_Mcou_1 pScaffold16, whole genome shotgun sequence window:
- the Cd1d gene encoding antigen-presenting glycoprotein CD1d: MRYLPCLLLWAFPQVWGQSEGQQKNYTFRCLQMSSFANRSWSRTDSVVWLGDLQTHRWSNDSDTISFTKPWSQGKFSNQQWEKLQHMFQVYRVSFTRDMQELVKMMSPKEDYPIEIQLSSGCEMYPGNASESFLHVAFQGKYVVRFHGTSWQTVPGAPRWLDLPIKVLNSDQGTSETVQMLLNDTCPQFVRGLLEAGKSDLEKQEKPVAWLSRGPNPVPGHLQLVCHVSGFYPKPVWVMWMRGDQEQQGTHRSDILPNADETWYLQATLDVEAGEAAGLACRVKHSSLEGQDILLYWDARQVSMGLIFLIVVMLLVLVAGAVAYYIRKKKSSYQDIL, encoded by the exons ATGCGGTACCTACCGTGCCTGTTGCTGTGGGCATTCCCACAGGTCTGGGGACAGTCTGAAG GCCAGCAAAAGAATTACACCTTTCGCTGCCTGCAGATGTCTTCCTTTGCCAACAGAAGCTGGTCCCGCACAGACAGCGTGGTCTGGCTGGGGGATCTGCAGACACACCGTTGGAGTAATGACTCAGACACCATCAGCTTCACGAAACCGTGGTCCCAGGGCAAGTTCAGTAACCAGCAGTGGGAGAAGTTGCAGCATATGTTTCAAGTCTACCGAGTCAGCTTTACCAGGGACATGCAGGAATTAGTCAAAATGATGTCACCTAAAGAAGACT ATCCCATTGAGATCCAGTTGTCTTCCGGCTGTGAAATGTACCCTGGGAATGCTTCAGAGAGCTTTTTACATGTAGCATTTCAAGGAAAATATGTGGTGAGATTCCACGGAACCTCCTGGCAGACGGTCCCAGGCGCCCCGCGTTGGTTAGACTTGCCCATCAAAGTGCTCAACTCTGATCAAGGGACGTCAGAAACGGTGCAGATGCTCCTGAATGACACCTGCCCCCAGTTTGTCCGTGGTCTCCTAGAGGCAGGGAAATCAGACCTAGAGAAGCAAG AGAAGCCAGTGGCCTGGTTGTCCAGGGGCCCCAACCCTGTACCTGGCCATTTGCAGCTGGTGTGTCATGTCTCTGGCTTCTACCCAAAGCCTGTGTGGGTGATGTGGATGCGGGGTGACCAGGAGCAACAAGGTACTCACAGAAGTGACATCCTGCCAAATGCTGATGAGACATGGTATCTTCAAGCAACCCTggatgtggaggctggagaggcagctggcCTGGCCTGCAGGGTGAAGCACAGCAGTCTAGAAGGGCAGGATATCCTCCTCTACTGGG ATGCCAGACAAGTATCCATGGGCCTGATCTTCTTGATAGTAGTAATGCTACTAGTTCTAGTGGCGGGCGCTGTAGCCTACTatatcaggaaaaagaaaag ctCCTATCAAGACATCCTGTGA